One part of the Salmo salar chromosome ssa10, Ssal_v3.1, whole genome shotgun sequence genome encodes these proteins:
- the lrrc4ca gene encoding LOW QUALITY PROTEIN: leucine-rich repeat-containing protein 4C (The sequence of the model RefSeq protein was modified relative to this genomic sequence to represent the inferred CDS: inserted 1 base in 1 codon) yields MLNKMTSSWQQQTMRGPRWNRVLSDPLFVLLLALQLLAVAGLVRAQTCPSVCSCSNQFSKVICTRRGLRDVPDGISTNTRYLNLQENLIQVIKVDSFKHLRHLEILQLSKNHIRNIEIGAFNGLASLNTLELFDNRLTTIPNGAFEYLSKLKELWLRNNPIESIPSYAFNRVPSLRRLDLGELKRLSYISEGAFEGLSNLRYLNLGMCNLKEIPNLIPLVKLDELEMSGNQLTVIRPGSFKGLIHLQKLWMMHAQIQTIERNSFDDLQSLVELNLAHNNLTLLPHDLFTPLHHLERVHLHHNPWNCNCDILWLSWWLKEMVPANTSCCARCSSPASHKGRYIGELDQNYFHCYAPVIVEPPADLNVTEGMAAELKCRASSLTSVSWITPNGSIMTHGAYKIRISVLNDGTLNFTNVTMQDTGTYTCLVSNSAGNTTASATLNVSSTENVLSYFTTVTVETIEPVHDEGRTTVGHNVGPTPSAGSWETVSSTSTTTTTARTPLSTRVTEKTFTIPVTDLNGGSMTGLDEVMKTTKIIIGCFVAITLMAAVMLIIFYKMRKQHHQQNHHAPQRTIEIINVDEDCVTGGPAMEGHLTLPXLEHEHLNHYNTYKTAYNHVSTINSIHSSAHEPLLIRASSKDNVQETQI; encoded by the exons ATGTTGAACAAAATGACCTCTTCTTGGCAGCAGCAGACGATGAGAGGTCCTAGGTGGAACCGGGTCCTGTCCGACCCTTTGTTCGTGCTGCTCCTGGCCCTCCAACTCCTGGCGGTGGCGGGCCTGGTGCGTGCGCAGACCTGCCCATCCGTCTGCTCTTGCAGCAACCAGTTCAGCAAGGTGATCTGCACCCGGCGGGGACTACGTGATGTCCCAGACGGCATCTCCACCAACACACGATATCTGAACCTTCAGGAGAACCTCATCCAGGTGATCAAGGTGGACAGCTTCAAGCACCTGCGGCACCTGGAGATCCTCCAGCTCAGCAAGAACCACATCCGCAACATTGAGATTGGGGCTTTCAACGGCCTGGCTAGTCTCAACACCCTGGAGCTATTCGACAACCGCCTCACCACCATCCCCAACGGAGCCTTTGAGTACCTCTCCAAGCTCAAGGAGCTGTGGCTGAGGAACAACCCAATCGAGAGCATTCCCTCGTATGCGTTCAACAGGGTGCCCTCGCTACGGAGGCTGGACTTAGGGGAACTGAAACGCCTCTCGTATATCTCAGAGGGAGCTTTCGAGGGTCTCAGCAACCTGCGCTACCTGAACCTGGGCATGTGCAATCTCAAGGAGATTCCCAACCTCATCCCTCTGGTAAAGCTGGACGAGCTAGAGATGTCAGGGAACCAGCTGACGGTCATCAGACCTGGCTCCTTCAAAGGGCTGATCCACCTGCAGAAGCTGTGGATGATGCACGCCCAGATCCAGACCATTGAGAGGAACTCCTTTGATGACCTGCAGTCGCTTGTGGAGCTCAACCTGGCCCACAACAACCTCACTCTGCTGCCCCATGATCTCTTCACCCCCCTGCACCACCTGGAGAGAGTCCACCTCCACCACAACCCCTGGAACTGTAACTGTGACATCCTGTGGCTCAGCTGGTGGCTCAAAGAGATGGTGCCGGCCAACACCAGCTGCTGTGCCCGCTGCAGTTCCCCAGCAAGCCACAAGGGGCGCTACATCGGTGAGCTGGACCAGAACTATTTCCATTGTTATGCACCGGTTATCGTAGAGCCTCCGGCTGACCTGAACGTGACAGAGGGCATGGCAGCAGAGCTGAAGTGCagggccagttctctgacctcagTCAGTTGGATTACACCCAATGGCTCCATTATGACCCATGGTGCATACAAGATCCGCATTTCCGTGCTAAACGATGGCACGCTCAACTTCACCAACGTCACCATGCAGGACACGGGCACCTACACCTGCCTGGTGAGCAACTCAGCGGGCAATACCACAGCATCTGCCACGCTCAACGTGTCATCCACAGAGAACGTCCTTAGCTACTTTACCACAGTGACAGTGGAGACCATAGAGCCAGTGCATGACGAGGGGCGCACCACAGTTGGGCATAATGTGGGCCCTACCCCCTCTGCCGGCTCCTGGGAGACCGTCtcatccacctctaccaccaccaccacggccCGAACACCCCTCTCCACCCGGGTCACAGAGAAGACCTTTACCATCCCCGTCACAGACCTGAACGGCGGCTCAATGACCGGCCTGGACGAGGTAATGAAGACCACCAAGATCATCATCGGCTGCTTTGTGGCCATCACCCTCATGGCTGCTGTCATGCTCATCATCTTCTACAAGATGAGAAAGCAGCACCACCAGCAGAATCACCATGCACCCCAGCGCACCATCGAGATCATCAACGTGGACGAGGACTGTGTGACGGGCGGGCCGGCCATGGAGGGCCACCTGACTCTTC CGCTCGAGCATGAGCACCTcaaccattacaacacctataagACTGCGTACAACCACGTCTCCACCATCAACTCCATACACAGCTCTGCGCACGAACCTTTGTTAATCCGGGCCAGCTCGAAAGACAATGTACAAGAGACCCAGATCTAA